A window from Theropithecus gelada isolate Dixy chromosome 1, Tgel_1.0, whole genome shotgun sequence encodes these proteins:
- the LOC112633291 gene encoding olfactory receptor 2C3 codes for MMEIANVSSPEVFVLLGFSARPSLEAVLFIVVLGFYVVSILGNGIIILVSRMDVHLHTPMYFFLANLSFLDISFTTSIVPQLLANLWGPQKTISYGGCVVQFCISHWLGATECVLLATMSYDRYAAICRPLHYIVIMHPQLCLGLALASWLGGLTTSMVGSTLTMLLPLCGNNRIDHFFCEMPLIMQLACVDISLNEMEMYLASFVFVVLPLGLILVSYGHIARAVLKIRSAEGRRKALNTCSSHVAVVSLFYGSIILMYLQPAKSTSHEQGKFIALFYTVVSPALNPFIYTLRNTEVKRALRHTVLENCCGSAGKRAQI; via the coding sequence ATGATGGAAATAGCCAATGTGAGTTCTCCAGAAGTCTTTGTCCTCCTGGGCTTCTCTGCACGACCCTCACTAGAAGCTGTCCTCTTCATAGTTGTCTTGGGTTTTTACGTGGTATCGATCTTGGGCAATGGCATCATCATTCTGGTCTCCCGTATGGATGTGCACCTCCACACGCCTATGTACTTCTTTCTTGCCAACCTCTCCTTCCTGGACATCAGTTTCACCACGAGCATTGTCCCACAGCTTCTGGCCAACCTCTGGGGACCACAAAAAACCATAAGCTATGGAGGGTGTGTGGTCCAGTTCTGTATCTCCCATTGGCTGGGGGCAACTGAGTGTGTCCTGCTGGCCACCATGTCCTATGACCGCTATGCTGCCATCTGCAGGCCACTCCATTACATTGTCATTATGCATCCACAGCTTTGCCTTGGGCTAGCTTTGGCCTCCTGGCTGGGAGGTCTGACCACCAGCATGGTGGGCTCCACTCTCACCATGCTCCTACCGCTGTGTGGGAACAATCGCATCGACCACTTCTTTTGTGAGATGCCCCTCATTATGCAACTGGCTTGTGTGGATATCAGCCTCAATGAGATGGAGATGTACCTGGCCAGCTTTGTCTTTGTTGTCCTCCCTCTGGGGCTCATCCTGGTCTCTTACGGCCATATTGCCCGGGCTGTGTTGAAGATCAGGTCAGCAGAAGGGCGGAGAAAGGCACTCAACACCTGTTCTTCCCACGTGGCCGTGGTGTCTCTGTTTTATGGGAGCATCATCTTAATGTATCTCCAGCCAGCCAAGAGCACCTCCCATGAGCAGGGCAAGTTCATAGCTCTCTTCTACACCGTAGTCAGTCCTGCGCTGAACCCATTTATTTACACCCTGAGGAACACAGAGGTGAAGAGGGCCCTCCGACACACTGTGTTAGAGAACTGCTGTGGCTCTGCAGGCAAGCGGGCCCAAATTTAG